In the Terriglobales bacterium genome, CCAAGGAATATCAGATCGCGACTGAGGTCTTTGGGCGTTCGTCCGACTTCGATCCCCAAATGGATTCGACCGTCCGCGTTCAGGTTGGGCGCCTTCGCCAGAAGCTTCACGAGTACTACGCGTCCGAAGGCGTCGGCGATTCTATCCTGATCGAGCTGCCGAAGGGCTCCTACGCACTCGGATTACATCGCCGGGACCCTGCTCCGATTCCCACGCCCGTTGCGAAAGAAACAGAACCAACGGTTGCTCCTAGTCCGTCGGTCCTTGGTCAACGAAGTTGGGCGATAGCAGTTACGGTCCTCTCTCTGCTCTTGGCATTGGCCGTAGCTGTCATCGTCGGCCAGCGCATAACAGGCAACAAGGCCGCCGAGGCCGCGGAAAACTACTCGCCACCGGCTTTGCGTATCTTTTGGAAGACCTTCCTCGTGGGTAGCGAAGAGCCCTGGGTCGTTTTCAGCAATGCATCGTTTGTAGGGCGACCCGAAACTGGAATGCGATATCTGGACCCTGTCCGGGACACGCAGCCTAAAATTCTCGATCACTATACGGGTGTGGGCGAAGTTCTGGCCGTGCACGAGCTTGATCGGGTATTCGCCACCCTTCACCGTCAGCTTCGCGTGAAGCGCGGCAGCCTGCTCTCTCTGGATGACGTAAAGAACAACGACGTGATCTTCGTTGGTTCTCCTGCAGAGAACCTCACCCTGCGCGACATTCCGGGCACCAGGGAATTTGTCTTTCGGCGACTCACAAATGGACCGCGCAAGGGCGACTTAGCAATCGTCAGCGTTCACTCACAGGCTGGAGAACCCGGTGAATTTCTCGGAACACCCAACAATTTGCAGCTTATCGATGACTACGCCGTCATCGCACTCGCAAGAGGATTGAATCCCTCCCGTTCGATCCTCATCCTGGCAGGCACAACCACACTGGGAACTCAAGCTGCGGTGGAATACGTTTGCCGCCAGAGCTCCGTGGAGCAATTGCTGCTGCGCTTGTCAGTCGCACCCACCGGCGAAGTAGAACCGTTCGAGGCTGTACTGCACGTAAAAGTAACCCGCGGCGTGCCGATAGAAAGTGAGATTGTGGCGCTACGCAAGAGTGTTTCTCAGCATTAGATCCGCGTCTCAGCTATTTCCGCAAAGATCCGCCCTCCTGCAGCTTCTTGAACA is a window encoding:
- a CDS encoding helix-turn-helix domain-containing protein, which encodes MSDREQYLAQIEKIASSSLLHGSESLCKLLRYLARNAVDHPGGHPKEYQIATEVFGRSSDFDPQMDSTVRVQVGRLRQKLHEYYASEGVGDSILIELPKGSYALGLHRRDPAPIPTPVAKETEPTVAPSPSVLGQRSWAIAVTVLSLLLALAVAVIVGQRITGNKAAEAAENYSPPALRIFWKTFLVGSEEPWVVFSNASFVGRPETGMRYLDPVRDTQPKILDHYTGVGEVLAVHELDRVFATLHRQLRVKRGSLLSLDDVKNNDVIFVGSPAENLTLRDIPGTREFVFRRLTNGPRKGDLAIVSVHSQAGEPGEFLGTPNNLQLIDDYAVIALARGLNPSRSILILAGTTTLGTQAAVEYVCRQSSVEQLLLRLSVAPTGEVEPFEAVLHVKVTRGVPIESEIVALRKSVSQH